From a region of the Carettochelys insculpta isolate YL-2023 chromosome 29, ASM3395843v1, whole genome shotgun sequence genome:
- the PDE1B gene encoding dual specificity calcium/calmodulin-dependent 3',5'-cyclic nucleotide phosphodiesterase 1B: MARFVRVQRAHLQGPILRLRYMVKQLESGEVNIEELKKNLEYTASLLEAVYIDETRQILDTEDELQEIKSDAVPSEVRDWLASTFTQQTRAKGRRSEEKPKFRSIVHAVQAGIFVERMFRRTYTAVGPNYSTSVINCLKTLDLWGFDVFALNRVAEDHALRTIVFELLTRHNLNSRFKIPTVFLMTFLDALEAGYGKYRNPYHNQIHAADVTQTVHCFLLRTGMVHCLTEIEILAIIFAAAIHDYEHTGTTNSFHIQTKSECAILYNDRSVLENHHISAVFRMMQDDEMNIFVNLAKDEFGELRALVIEMVLATDMSCHFQQVKSMKTSLQQLERIDKSKALSLLLHAADISHPTKQWSVHSRWTKALMEEFFRQGDKEAELGLPFSPLCDRKSTLVAQSQIGFIDFIVEPTFSVLTDVAEKIVLPLVEEGSKSKSSSSQQSSSQWRQPSLDEHSELGDINADITSFRSTWTKYIQENKQKWKERAASGITNQTSIDELSPCEERPRVPENQHNQNGDVE, encoded by the exons GCTGAGGTACATGGTGAAGCAGCTGGAGAGCGGCGAGGTGAACATTGAGGAGTTGAAGAAGAACCTGGAGTACACAGCCTCACTGCTGGAGGCCGTCTACATTGATGAGACCAG ACAAATCCTGGACACAGAGGATGAGCTGCAGGAGATCAAGTCGGATGCAGTGCCCTCTGAGGTGCGGGACTGGCTGGCTTCCACCTTCACCCAGCAGACCCGCGCCAAGGGCCGGCGCTCGGAGGAGAAGCCCAAGTTCCGCAGCATCGTCCACGCTGTGCAGGCTGGCATCTTCGTGGAGAG GATGTTTCGCCGGACGTACACGGCCGTGGGGCCCAACTACTCCACCTCTGTCATCAACTGCCTGAAG ACCCTGGACCTGTGGGGCTTCGACGTGTTTGCACTGAACCGAGTGGCGGAGGATCACGCCCTGCGCACCATTGTCTTCGAGCTGCTCACCAGACACAACCTCAACAGCCGCTTCAAG ATCCCCACTGTGTTTTTAATGACCTTCCTGGACGCGCTGGAGGCCGGCTACGGGAAGTACAGGAACCCCTACCACAATCAGATCCACGCGGCCGACGTGACCCAGACGGTGCACTGCTTCCTGCTCCGCACGGGCATGGTG cactgcctgacGGAGATTGAGATCCTGGCCATCATCTTTGCAGCTGCCATCCACGACTACGAGCACACAGGCACCACCAACAGCTTCCACATCCAGACCAA gtcCGAGTGCGCCATCTTGTACAACGACCGCTCCGTGCTGGAGAACCATCACATCAGCGCCGTCTTCCGCATGATGCAGGATGACGAGATGAACATCTTTGTCAACCTGGCCAAGGATGAGTTTGG GGAGCTGCGGGCCCTGGTGATTGAGATGGTGCTGGCCACAGACATGTCCTGTCACTTCCAGCAGGTCAAGTCCATGAAaacctccctgcagcagctggagag GATCGACAAATCGAAAGCGCTGTCGCTGCTGCTGCATGCGGCCGACATCAGCCACCCCACCAAGCAGTGGAGTGTCCACAGCCGCTGGACCAAGGCTCTCATGGAGGAGTTCTTCAGACAG GGGGACAAGGAGGCTGAACTGGGCCTGCCCTTCTCTCCACTCTGTGATCGCAAGTCCACACTGGTGGCCCAATCCCAGATTG GGTTCATCGATTTCATCGTGGAGCCAACTTTCTCAGTGCTGACGGATGTGGCAGAGAAGATTGTCCTCCCGCTGGTGGAGGAAGGCTCCAAGTCTAAGTCCTCCTCCAGCCAGCAAAGCAG ctcccagtggcggCAGCCATCCCTGGACGAGCACTCAGAGCTGGGTGACATCAACGCCGACATCACCAGCTTCCGCTCCACCTGGACCAAGTACATCCAGGAGAACAAGCAGAAGTGGAAGGAGCGAGCGGCCAGTG GGATCACTAACCAGACATCCATCGATGAGCTGTCACCGTGTGAGGAGAGGCCACGTGTGCCCGAGAATCAGCACAATCAGAACGGCGATGTGGAATAG